One region of Vibrio sp. FE10 genomic DNA includes:
- a CDS encoding DUF3302 domain-containing protein, protein MNLTLDYLSLGILILVLLILVYGLIVIHDIPYEIAVKRNHPHQDAIHVAGWVSLFFLHVMWPLLWVWAMLSEPLRATNAEQSKLDELEKRIDALQEKSEGEQ, encoded by the coding sequence ATGAACCTTACTTTAGATTACTTATCTTTGGGTATTCTGATCCTCGTACTACTGATCCTAGTGTACGGACTCATTGTTATTCACGATATTCCTTATGAAATTGCTGTAAAACGCAATCACCCCCATCAAGATGCCATCCACGTAGCAGGCTGGGTCAGCCTCTTTTTCTTACACGTAATGTGGCCACTACTTTGGGTGTGGGCCATGTTGAGTGAGCCTTTGAGAGCAACGAATGCAGAACAATCAAAGCTCGATGAGCTGGAAAAACGTATCGATGCGCTGCAAGAAAAAAGTGAAGGGGAACAATAA
- a CDS encoding LysR family transcriptional regulator — protein MDLNLLKTLDAVMKARSVNVAAEALGISAPAVSQSLNRLREQYNDPLFIREGRGIAPTNFAIELHAEVQEPLNLLLNGSKSRQHFDAQNSRRTFRISSHKDIDILVVPTLTKYRTEHAPNTNIEADIEHLDEQSRQADLRQRKVDVILSTVPLEEHGYYNEKLFEQRLVVVLNASHSRIQDSMTMEQFFAEEHIIWQTQRMNNYTLDSVSNVPLPVRKIAYRTSSALTGLVLASQTDWLCVTASSIAEKVSKNDKYRIVELPFSTEPVPIYMTWHHSQRNDNGHKWFRDALISATQSLT, from the coding sequence ATGGATCTCAACCTTCTCAAAACTCTAGATGCGGTAATGAAAGCTCGTAGTGTGAACGTTGCAGCGGAAGCATTAGGGATTTCAGCCCCTGCAGTAAGCCAATCCCTTAATCGATTGAGGGAGCAATATAACGACCCTTTATTCATACGAGAAGGACGCGGTATTGCGCCAACAAACTTTGCCATTGAGTTACACGCGGAAGTGCAAGAGCCTTTGAATTTACTCTTAAATGGCTCTAAGTCACGCCAACATTTTGATGCCCAGAATAGTCGCCGTACCTTCCGAATATCCAGCCACAAAGACATCGATATACTGGTCGTTCCCACATTAACCAAGTATCGAACCGAGCATGCGCCCAACACCAATATTGAAGCTGACATTGAGCACCTTGATGAGCAATCACGACAAGCCGACTTAAGACAACGAAAAGTCGATGTTATTTTGTCGACGGTTCCCTTAGAGGAGCATGGTTACTACAACGAGAAACTGTTTGAACAACGCCTTGTGGTGGTTCTGAATGCGAGTCACTCTCGAATTCAAGACAGTATGACCATGGAGCAGTTTTTTGCCGAAGAACATATCATTTGGCAAACACAAAGAATGAATAACTACACCCTTGATTCAGTCAGTAACGTACCGCTACCTGTACGTAAAATCGCTTACAGAACAAGTTCCGCACTCACTGGATTGGTATTGGCTAGCCAGACAGACTGGCTGTGTGTGACAGCGAGCTCCATTGCAGAGAAAGTATCAAAAAACGATAAATATCGAATTGTTGAGTTGCCATTTTCAACTGAGCCAGTGCCCATTTATATGACTTGGCATCATTCTCAGCGTAATGACAACGGACATAAGTGGTTTCGTGATGCATTAATTTCCGCCACTCAATCCCTCACTTAA